In Amycolatopsis coloradensis, one genomic interval encodes:
- a CDS encoding N-acetylglucosamine kinase — MTHVIGVDAGGTSTRAIAVDASGAVLGTGRAGGANPNSHPPSEAAARIASAITGALGGLDPAATAACVVGMAGVSKLSDPAIAEIFEAAWKGTGISAVRTVPDPEVAYASATSAPDGSVLVAGTGSIAGRIRGRRMVSTVGGYGWLLGDEGSAYWLGREAVRSTLDVLGRGGEPGPLARAVLSEALGPSAVDPATDRTPLWRALITSANAEAPIRLARFAPFVSEAYREGDPVADEITTRAATLLVTNVMAARDPGEDTPVVLVGGVLSPEGPVGTKVRAELAGIEVLTSTDGVLGAAWLAAVDAYGEGAPRPVPPWKNTKNEP; from the coding sequence GTGACCCACGTCATCGGTGTGGACGCCGGAGGCACGTCGACGCGAGCGATCGCCGTCGACGCCTCCGGCGCCGTCCTCGGCACGGGCCGCGCGGGCGGGGCGAACCCCAATTCCCATCCGCCGTCGGAAGCCGCCGCGCGGATCGCGAGCGCGATCACCGGCGCGCTCGGCGGGCTGGATCCGGCCGCGACCGCGGCGTGCGTCGTCGGCATGGCGGGTGTCAGCAAGCTGAGCGATCCGGCGATCGCGGAGATCTTCGAGGCCGCGTGGAAGGGCACGGGGATCAGTGCAGTGCGGACGGTCCCCGACCCGGAGGTCGCCTACGCGTCGGCGACCTCCGCGCCGGACGGTTCGGTGCTCGTGGCGGGCACCGGATCGATCGCCGGACGGATCCGCGGCAGGCGCATGGTGTCCACCGTCGGCGGCTACGGCTGGTTGCTCGGCGACGAAGGTTCGGCGTACTGGCTCGGCCGTGAAGCCGTTCGCTCCACTTTGGATGTTCTCGGCCGAGGCGGCGAACCCGGTCCGCTCGCGCGCGCCGTGCTCAGCGAAGCGCTCGGACCGTCCGCAGTGGACCCCGCGACCGACCGGACCCCGCTATGGCGCGCGCTCATCACGAGCGCCAACGCCGAAGCGCCGATCCGGCTCGCCAGGTTCGCCCCGTTCGTCAGCGAGGCCTACCGCGAAGGCGATCCGGTGGCGGACGAGATCACCACCCGCGCGGCCACCTTGTTGGTGACGAACGTCATGGCCGCCCGGGATCCGGGGGAGGACACGCCGGTCGTCCTGGTGGGCGGCGTGTTGTCGCCGGAGGGGCCGGTGGGGACGAAGGTCCGCGCCGAACTCGCCGGCATCGAGGTCCTGACCAGCACCGACGGGGTACTCGGAGCCGCTTGGCTGGCCGCCGTCGACGCCTACGGAGAAGGGGCACCGCGGCCGGTCCCACCCTGGAAAAACACCAAAAACGAGCCCTAA
- a CDS encoding OmpA family protein, producing MPGTRWSRLLPTALLVTLALTAITVWSASDDIEAELTARAKNALADVGVSGGQVSFSGRDANLIGFPPDKAAQAMDAIQRIDGVRTVEISGDTAPPAGPVTTSGEPSSQPPPSPSPSPTPTSAKPVDKAGFQAEIDRLLAATPITFEPDTTELTADGERGALEIAKLLTDAPRELRFRITGQVATGSDRKLSLNRALTVERLLERNGVKRDQAYSTQRRNSDGANGEGRRVDITAEQR from the coding sequence ATGCCCGGTACACGCTGGAGCCGCTTGCTGCCTACAGCGCTGCTGGTCACGCTCGCCTTGACGGCGATCACCGTCTGGTCGGCCTCGGACGACATCGAGGCCGAGCTGACCGCGCGCGCCAAGAACGCGCTCGCCGACGTCGGGGTCTCCGGCGGCCAGGTGAGCTTCTCCGGCCGCGACGCGAACCTCATCGGCTTCCCGCCGGACAAGGCCGCGCAGGCGATGGACGCCATCCAGCGGATCGACGGGGTCCGGACGGTCGAGATCTCCGGCGACACCGCCCCGCCCGCCGGACCGGTGACGACCAGCGGCGAGCCGTCGAGCCAGCCGCCCCCGAGCCCGTCGCCCAGTCCCACGCCGACGTCGGCCAAGCCGGTGGACAAGGCCGGATTCCAGGCCGAGATCGACCGCCTGCTGGCGGCCACGCCCATCACGTTCGAACCGGACACCACCGAACTCACCGCGGACGGCGAACGCGGCGCGCTGGAGATCGCGAAGCTGCTCACGGACGCGCCCCGCGAGCTGAGGTTCCGGATCACCGGGCAGGTCGCGACCGGTTCGGACCGGAAGCTCTCGCTGAACCGGGCGCTGACGGTGGAGCGGCTGCTGGAGCGCAACGGGGTCAAACGCGACCAGGCGTACTCCACCCAGCGCAGGAACTCCGACGGCGCGAACGGCGAGGGCCGTCGCGTCGACATCACGGCAGAACAGAGGTGA
- a CDS encoding DUF3159 domain-containing protein: MTSRPSRESLAQILGGRRGAIDASIPPAAFVLGWLIAGQSIAWGAGVAIGVAVLLGVYRVARGDKARAVVVSLAAVIAAALIALHTGRAEDFFLIQLLSNVASALLWAASIVVRWPLLGVVVGLVIGQKTRWRRDPALLRAYSRASWVWVFLQYTLRVVVFGSLWWSGQVVALGIARTVLSWPLVAVTVAVSGWVLYRTLPPEHPGLRVVEENGDPSDSAPDGLPRT; encoded by the coding sequence GTGACCTCACGACCCTCGCGCGAGTCGCTCGCCCAGATCCTCGGCGGGCGGCGTGGCGCCATCGACGCGAGCATCCCGCCAGCGGCCTTCGTCCTCGGCTGGCTGATCGCCGGCCAGTCGATCGCCTGGGGCGCCGGGGTGGCCATCGGTGTGGCGGTGCTGCTCGGCGTGTACCGGGTCGCGCGCGGCGACAAGGCCCGCGCGGTCGTGGTGAGCCTCGCCGCGGTGATCGCCGCCGCGCTGATCGCCCTGCACACCGGCCGCGCCGAAGACTTCTTCCTCATCCAGCTGCTGTCCAATGTGGCCAGCGCGCTGCTGTGGGCGGCCAGCATCGTGGTCCGGTGGCCGTTGCTCGGTGTCGTGGTGGGGCTCGTCATCGGGCAGAAGACCCGATGGCGCCGTGATCCCGCGCTGCTGCGCGCGTATTCGCGGGCGAGCTGGGTGTGGGTCTTCCTCCAGTACACGCTGCGCGTCGTCGTGTTCGGCTCGCTGTGGTGGAGCGGGCAGGTGGTCGCACTCGGCATCGCCAGGACGGTGCTGTCCTGGCCGCTGGTCGCGGTGACGGTCGCCGTGAGCGGCTGGGTGCTGTACCGCACGCTGCCTCCGGAACATCCCGGCCTGCGGGTGGTGGAGGAGAACGGGGATCCCTCGGATTCCGCGCCCGATGGGCTGCCCAGGACATAA
- a CDS encoding DUF4190 domain-containing protein, with protein sequence MPTDPPLPHPPATRYGPGFAAHGTRHRKPKNGVVIAGFLVGMAALGVAFVPVAGIAAWPLAVIGLILSVIGLTKIKKGEADKKGMGIAGLALSITGLLAAGGLLVYTSFFATGESGLHVPAVAGDKNTVEFVVSASGGATIRYGSLNDQRTETTPASTDEWRGTASFNSGDYLLTVTADTRNSSVSNQIACTILVNGKKVAENKGQTIALCTAGTG encoded by the coding sequence ATGCCGACCGATCCACCTCTCCCGCACCCGCCCGCCACCCGCTACGGCCCTGGGTTCGCCGCGCACGGAACACGGCATCGCAAACCCAAGAACGGCGTGGTCATCGCAGGTTTCCTGGTCGGCATGGCGGCACTCGGGGTCGCCTTCGTCCCGGTCGCCGGGATCGCCGCATGGCCGCTCGCCGTGATCGGATTGATTCTTTCCGTGATCGGTTTGACCAAAATCAAGAAGGGCGAGGCGGACAAGAAGGGAATGGGGATCGCGGGGCTCGCGCTTTCGATCACCGGACTGCTGGCCGCCGGCGGGTTACTGGTCTACACCAGTTTCTTCGCAACCGGCGAGTCGGGGCTGCACGTCCCGGCGGTCGCCGGGGACAAGAACACCGTCGAGTTCGTCGTCAGCGCCTCCGGCGGCGCGACCATCCGGTACGGCTCGCTCAACGACCAGCGGACCGAGACGACCCCGGCCAGCACCGACGAATGGCGCGGCACGGCGTCGTTCAACTCGGGCGACTACCTGCTCACCGTCACCGCGGACACCCGGAACTCGTCGGTCAGCAACCAGATCGCCTGCACGATCCTGGTCAACGGCAAGAAGGTGGCGGAGAACAAGGGCCAGACCATCGCCCTGTGCACCGCAGGCACCGGCTGA
- a CDS encoding SGNH/GDSL hydrolase family protein codes for MYGFDSYVAIGDSFTEGLNDSLPDGTFRGWADRLAEILAEGRPDFQYANLALRGKMLDEILEEQLPIALAVKPDLVTLCAGGNDIIVPGADVDAVAARLEAGVAKLREAGIPVLIFNGPDTKYLSVMHVLRGKVGIYNAHLWAIADRHGAKMVDMWAMAPLHDRRAWSDDRLHFTPEAHRRIALRAAEVLGVPVADDWREPWPASEEPSTWITSRRSDLEWTKVHLLPWIRRQLKGESMGDGLSPKRPELAPLLPLEQIESTGVSLPAKDMREIHHHAS; via the coding sequence GTGTACGGATTCGACAGCTACGTGGCGATCGGTGACAGCTTCACCGAAGGACTCAACGACAGCTTGCCCGACGGCACCTTCAGGGGCTGGGCGGACAGGCTGGCGGAGATCCTCGCCGAAGGCAGGCCCGACTTCCAGTACGCGAACCTCGCCCTCCGCGGGAAGATGCTCGACGAGATCCTCGAAGAGCAGCTCCCGATCGCCCTCGCGGTGAAGCCCGACCTGGTCACCCTGTGCGCGGGCGGCAACGACATCATCGTGCCCGGCGCGGACGTGGACGCCGTCGCCGCGCGGCTGGAGGCGGGGGTCGCCAAGCTGCGCGAGGCCGGGATCCCGGTGCTCATCTTCAACGGGCCGGACACCAAGTACCTGTCCGTGATGCACGTCCTGCGGGGGAAGGTCGGCATCTACAACGCGCATCTGTGGGCGATCGCCGACCGGCACGGCGCCAAGATGGTCGACATGTGGGCGATGGCCCCGCTGCACGACCGCCGCGCCTGGAGCGACGACCGGCTGCACTTCACCCCCGAGGCCCACCGGCGGATCGCGCTGCGCGCGGCCGAGGTCCTCGGTGTCCCGGTCGCCGACGACTGGCGTGAGCCGTGGCCGGCGTCCGAGGAGCCGAGCACCTGGATCACTTCGCGCCGTTCGGACCTCGAGTGGACGAAGGTGCACCTGCTGCCGTGGATCCGCCGTCAGCTCAAGGGCGAGTCCATGGGCGACGGCCTGTCCCCGAAGCGCCCCGAGCTCGCGCCGCTGCTCCCGCTGGAGCAGATCGAGTCGACGGGCGTCTCCCTCCCGGCCAAGGACATGCGGGAGATCCACCACCACGCGAGCTGA
- a CDS encoding SIS domain-containing protein: MTEQRPGEHMAAEISQQPAILAGIVERQAEIAEVAEAISKRPPRFALLAARGSSDHAALYAKYLIEVLLGLPCGLVSPSTATLYGARPDLRDVLFITVSQSGGSPDLIEVTETARRQGALTVSVTNTPESPLRAAAELGVDIGAGLEKAVAATKTYSATLLSLYLLIDAVRGGKGADAEKLGELAQQTLDGSEEGVQRAVDRYRFVDRVLTTGRGYSYATALEGSLKLAETSYLAARAYSGADLLHGPVAAVDGETAVLAVTSQGHGVGAMQEVLEAVGKRGADVLAVGSASADVPAALRIGVAPSAEEVAPILEILPIQRIALGLSLARGGDPDSPRGLLKVTKTR; this comes from the coding sequence ATGACCGAACAGCGCCCCGGCGAGCACATGGCCGCGGAGATCTCCCAGCAACCCGCCATTCTGGCAGGAATCGTGGAGCGACAGGCCGAAATCGCCGAGGTGGCCGAAGCCATCTCCAAGCGCCCGCCCAGGTTCGCACTCCTCGCCGCCCGGGGCTCCAGCGACCACGCCGCCCTGTATGCGAAGTACCTGATCGAAGTACTCCTCGGTCTCCCCTGCGGTCTCGTCTCACCCTCCACCGCGACTCTGTACGGCGCCCGTCCCGATCTGCGGGACGTTCTCTTCATCACAGTAAGCCAAAGCGGTGGATCCCCGGATCTCATCGAGGTCACCGAAACCGCGCGTCGCCAGGGAGCGCTGACCGTCTCGGTCACCAACACCCCGGAGTCGCCGCTTCGCGCCGCCGCCGAACTCGGCGTCGACATCGGCGCGGGACTGGAAAAGGCGGTGGCCGCCACCAAGACCTACTCGGCCACCTTGCTTTCGCTTTACCTTCTGATCGACGCGGTCCGCGGCGGCAAGGGCGCGGACGCGGAGAAGCTGGGCGAGCTCGCACAGCAGACCCTCGACGGCTCGGAAGAAGGCGTGCAGCGCGCGGTGGACCGCTACCGCTTCGTCGACCGGGTGCTCACCACGGGCCGCGGCTACTCGTACGCCACGGCTCTGGAAGGTTCTTTGAAGCTGGCCGAAACCAGCTACCTCGCGGCCCGCGCGTACAGCGGCGCGGACCTGCTGCACGGTCCGGTCGCCGCGGTCGACGGCGAGACCGCCGTGCTCGCCGTGACGAGCCAGGGACACGGAGTGGGCGCGATGCAGGAGGTCCTCGAAGCCGTCGGCAAACGCGGCGCGGACGTGCTCGCGGTCGGCTCCGCTTCGGCCGACGTGCCCGCGGCGTTGCGGATCGGGGTCGCGCCGTCCGCCGAAGAGGTCGCCCCGATCCTGGAGATCCTGCCCATCCAGCGGATCGCGCTCGGCCTTTCACTGGCGCGCGGCGGTGACCCGGACAGCCCGCGCGGGCTGCTCAAGGTGACCAAGACCCGGTGA
- a CDS encoding DUF6932 family protein, translating into MALPYWTPHNLLPPGRHPADLADVYERLVFDAPHQNDREILFSALNSYLGVARRIMPTGRAWIGGDLTARTPHAPLGLDVVLIPDEWGALKRLDDAGRSALYGLLTLRGVIVGQPAMYLDQVQPVGGMLDGFLCRPGDEEIWEEVWASGGRGIPEVIW; encoded by the coding sequence TTGGCGCTCCCCTATTGGACGCCGCACAACCTGCTGCCTCCTGGCCGCCATCCCGCCGATCTGGCCGACGTCTACGAGCGGCTGGTCTTCGACGCGCCGCACCAGAACGACCGTGAAATCCTGTTCAGCGCGCTGAACAGTTACCTTGGCGTCGCGCGGCGGATCATGCCGACCGGCCGCGCGTGGATCGGCGGCGATCTGACCGCCAGGACCCCGCACGCGCCGCTCGGGCTCGACGTGGTGCTGATCCCGGACGAATGGGGCGCGCTCAAACGGCTCGACGACGCGGGGCGCTCTGCGCTGTACGGGCTGCTGACCTTGCGCGGGGTCATCGTCGGCCAGCCCGCCATGTACCTGGACCAGGTCCAGCCCGTCGGCGGCATGCTCGACGGGTTCCTCTGCCGCCCCGGCGACGAGGAGATCTGGGAGGAAGTGTGGGCATCGGGTGGCAGGGGAATTCCGGAAGTGATCTGGTGA